From the genome of Desulfobaculum xiamenense:
TGGGATTGAAGAGCACGAGGAAGAGGGCTGCGGCGGGAGCGTGTGGGCGATCCGGGAATGCGAGGGCCGTCATGCGCGAGGCCACGATGCCCGTGAGGCCCAGTAGCAGGAACTGCATGGCCGGGACGAGCAGCAATCCCGCGTCCCCGCCCAGAGCGTACAGCGGCAGAAGCAGCAGCGGATAGCCCGGCGTGCGGAAGGTTTCCGGCCCGTCGTCGGTGGCGAAGCGCCCTTCGGCGAGCATGGTCGGCAGCGGAGCGACGTAGCTGTGCGTGTCCGGCGTGATGGGGAAGGATGGATTCACAGCGGAAATAACGTGCAGGAATGCGAACGTTGCGAAGATGAAGAGCGCGAGTGCGACGCGATGCGGTGTCGTCATGTGGCTCCTGATGCTCGGTTGTGGGAGTGGGATGGGCCAGTGTAGACCACGGGCGGAATCAGTGCAATGGGGCGAGAGAAAATTGACGTGTGCGAACGGGCGGTTGCATGCGGAAATGCTGGCGCGTCCGATGCGTCGTGCCAGCGCGAGCGGCGCGACGTGGCCGCTGGCGCGTGCATTGGCCCATGGCGCGGCAACTAGGCCTTGCCTTTGTGCGCGGTTTGAGAAATCATCAGCGCAATTCGAATTCAGGCCACAAGGAGACAGGACGTGCCCAGCGAGAAGAGTCTTGAACTGATCAGGAAGTACGTGGATAAATATCTCGGGAAGACCGGCACCTTCACCCATCCGGAACCGGAGGTGACCGAGGCCGTTGTGCAGGGCCTCGCCGCGCACGTGGACACCCTCGGCAAGCCGCTGTGTCCCTGCCGCTTCTATCCGGACAAGCAGGAGGAGATCACGCGGCGCACATGGATCTGCCCCTGCGACGACATGCAGCAGTACAAGTACTGTCACTGCATGCTGTTCGTCTCCGAAGGCGGCCTGCCCATCACCGAATACCTGCCCGAGGATCACGACGGCCGCCAGAGCTACGGCGATGTCGCCGATCCGTCCCCGGACAAGGCTCCGCGCTGCAAGCGGGGCAAGTGATTTCACCAGACGCAACAAAGCCTCCCGGTCGCGAGACCGGGAGGCTTTTTCGTGTTGGTGACGCTGTGAGGGGTCGCCGCTTGCGTCGGGCTATTCGGCCATGGCCAGCGCTTTGCCCTCGCGCACGCGGCGCATGGTGCGCACCGCGCACATCCGTCCGCACATGGTGCATGAGTCCTCGACCTCGGGGGCTGATGCCTCGCGGTAGCTGCGCGGGCGTACCGGGTCGAT
Proteins encoded in this window:
- a CDS encoding ferredoxin-thioredoxin reductase catalytic domain-containing protein: MPSEKSLELIRKYVDKYLGKTGTFTHPEPEVTEAVVQGLAAHVDTLGKPLCPCRFYPDKQEEITRRTWICPCDDMQQYKYCHCMLFVSEGGLPITEYLPEDHDGRQSYGDVADPSPDKAPRCKRGK